The following is a genomic window from Salmo salar chromosome ssa23, Ssal_v3.1, whole genome shotgun sequence.
GAACCTCTGGAGAACTGACGTGGCTCTTCCCTGTTTGGTTCTGCAGTAAGAGCAAGCAACAACTCAACAAAATGGTAAGGGGTTTGGATCTAAGGCACGGTTTTCTAAGAATAACTTGAATATGAAATGCTGCTTATAGCCACGCAATGCCATTTGTCTAAATGAAAACCTGACGGTAAATTGATTTAAAAAGGGTTGAAGCTAGACGTTTCCGTGTTGCAGTGGATATAGCTTTGTTAGCCAACATTAGCTTGTCATTAGACGTTGTTTGTAGCTATCAGTTAATCGATTAACAGTAAATATGTATTGATGGGAATACAGTAACTATTTAACTGAGCAATTAACATCAATCTTAGGTAGTAAACAAACACCCCAGTACAACCTCCCACAGACGGTTCCAATGAAGAAAATATCTTATTCAATGATTTGGTTTTCAATGATAGTCAGTCAATAAGCAGGTTGATGTTTACCTAGTTAATTATATTGATGTAGCTAGTCATTTTAAACCAAAAACATTGTTTTTAatttacaaaatgtggaatattGTCCTGATGTCCTAAACCAGAAACACACAAACTGAATGAATCTCTACATTGTCTCTGTTCTCTCAGGAGCTGGAGGCTATGACCAGATACACCAGTCCGGTGAACCCGGCAGTCTTCCCTCACCTCACTGTGGTTCTACTGGCTATCGGCATGTTCTTCACTGCGTGGTTCTTTGTGTATCCTTCCGTGGCCGTCTGTCATCATAGTAACCCGTTTCTTTTGACCGCGGGTCGTAACCCGTTTATTTTGACCGCGGGTCGTAACCCGTTTCTTTTGACCGCGGGTCGTAACCCGTTTCTTTTGACCGCGGGTCGTAACCCGTTTCTTTTGACCACGGGTCGTGGCCGTCTTTGTACCCCTATTGTGCAAGTTTGTGGCGGAACAAGGGGGATATGTATTCTCATAGAACATGAATGAATGGATTTTACACTACTTTTGGATTTTAAGCCTCATCCAAAATAGGTATTTTGCAATTATCTTAGCGACCGTTCAAGCAAGAATCGAAACATAATTGTAAGTATAtgagaaaccccccccccccccatttaaaaaaatgtttgtttAGAAGTAGTAACTtaaatctaggctgttgaatTGTCGCGTCAGTGTGTGGTGTTCTGGAATCAGTGTTCTTCAAACCTTGTCCAGGGGAGTGGGGGGGGGCATCTGTTCCAGCCCAGTACTCTAGGATTGAAGAACATTGATTATAAAAACAGCTTAAGGTATAGTGTACAGggcattcataaagtattcagacccgttcgaTAATTTAACATTATTACGTTAGACttattccattgatcattcttgagatgtttctacaacttgatttgagtccacctgtggtaaattcaattgactggtcatgatttggaaaggcacacacctgtctataaggtctcacagttcatgtcagagcaaaaaccaagcaatgaggtcaaaggaattgtgcgtagagccccgagacagtattgtgttcaaggcacagatctggggaagggtaccaaaaagtgTGCATCATTAGAGGCCACTATGTTCATGGggaccttcatcattcttaaatggaggacgtttggaaccatcaagactcttcctagagctggctgcccggccaaactgagcaatctggggagaatggccttggtcagtgaggtgaccaagaacctgatggtcactttgacagagctctagagttcctctgtggagatgggagaaccttccagaaggacaaccatgtctgcagcactccaccaatcaggactttatggctagacggaagccactcctcagtaaaaggcacatgacagcccacttggagtttgccaaaaggcacctaaagactctcagaccgtgagaaacaagattctcctgTCTGATtaaaaacaagattgaactctttggcctgaatgccaagcgttacatctggaggaaacctggcaccatccctgcggtgaagcgtggtggtggcagcatcacgctgtgggaatgttttttagcggcaggaacagggagactagtcaggatcgagcgaaagatgaacagagcaaagtacagagagatacttgatgaaaacctgctcaagagcgctcaggacctcagactggggtgaagattcaccttccaacgggacaacgaccctaagcacacagccaagacaacgcaggaggagcttcgggacaggtctcactgtccttgagtggcccagccagagcccagggtTTATAACcggattgaacatctctggagagacctgaaaatagctgtgcagcgactctcctcatccaacctgacagatcttgagagaagaatgggagaaactccccaaatacaggtgtgcaagcttgtagcgtcatacccaagcagacgaggctgtaatcgcttcgaaaggtgcttcaacaaagtactgagtaaagggtctgaatacttatgtaaatgtgatcagtttttatttttaatacatttctaaaactgttattgctttgtcattatagggtagtgtgtgtgtgtgtgtgtgtgtgtagattgatgggggggaaaCTATTGAATccacttttagaataaggctgtaacataaatatGTGGTTAAAGGGGTCTGAGTACAGTACTTTCCAAATGTGCTGTACATGGATTGACTGAGATTTGACATCCTGAACAAAGACTTGAAGTAGACTAAATGTATTTGACGAGATGAGTTCATGCAGAATTcactttattattttttttccgGTCCAAAATAAAATTCAATTTTGAGAcaaactgacctgtttgtttagCACCTTAACTCTCTCCCAGCTACGAGGTGACGTCCACCAAATACaccagagacgtgtacaaagagCTGCTCATCTCCCTGGTGGCGTCTCTCTTCATGGGCTTCGGAGTGCTGtttctgttactgtgggtcggCATCTATGTCTGACAGGTAAGGAAGTGATCATGACGACTTGATCGGTTTTGTGCCATCTTAACTCATCTTTAAAATGTGGCTGCatatagcctagcggttagaacgttgggacagtaactgaaaggcTGGTTTTAAATCCccgagccggcaaggtggaaCAATCTGCTGTTCATCCCTCGAGTAAGGCCGTTAACCCCAACAACTGGTCCCCGGGCGACGTTTTTTTTAAGGCAGCCCCCTAacctctgattcagaagggttgggttgaatgcattgttgtacaactgactaggtatccttgtTTGTGATTGCTGCAAAAATGAATGGCTCTTTTGAGGACATTAACGTTTTCTGAATCTGACAATGACCCATAAGAGTTGGCAAAATGGTACATGTCTATCTGGGTCCAGGCTAATGGAATGGAGACTTGTGCACACTCAACAATACAAATTATTAGACCCATTTTTAAACAGAGACTCAAGTGATATGACGTTATCATAAACAGTGGCACAAACAAAGAGAATGTGTGACACAAGAGGTTGCAAAAAAGCACACCGGTAGGCTACAGAGATTGCGGCTCTCTCTAGCGACGTGCTAGCTGCGTGACACATCTCAACTAGCTGTGCCTCTTGCGTCGTACTAATCTTTGTTCCTGTCATAAATCACCCTTATGGTCATGTCATTTCCCTAGATCTACCGTTTTAAAAGTTAACTCATTCACCATAgtgttttctctctgtgttctgtttacAGATTGTTTATATTGATACAGAAGAACATTCCAGTGGAACAAGAGGAGGACATGAAATGGGCTCCACTACAAGATGGTTATGGATTGGATTGCACTGATAAGACAGTGGGGACTGTGGATTGGGGTGGCCTTTCAATAAATAAAGAGCCATTTGTACAAAACTGCAAAGTACTTTCTGGTGAAATTGTGACAATTCTTCTGCACTGACTTGCTGTTTTTAAATAGGATTGTAGCATTAGTGATGCTGACCCAGAGGCATCTTCAAATTACAGGTTAGCGGCGTAAATTGTAAACGATTGCTTTCATCAAGTGTCCGTCCAATCAGGGAGAAGAGGCAGGAAAGGAAGCGGTTTAGAATCGAGTCAGTGGACAATACTTCAACTAGAAAAGAACAGTCCACTGACTAATCTTTCAGAGGCGACGAGGAAACATGCGTTTTGTATGGAAACTCTCCTCCACTCGCAAGTTCATCAGGCAAATTAGATTTACAGGGGTAGATCCCAAAACAAGTGTACAACTAATATAGCTAGTGATATGTAGCATACTGTTTTGCCATAGGAGCATGCTTTTCACTTTCTAGAACAAGAGTTTTGAATCCACTGTGAAGGATTCGACTATACTATTGAGGGGAGGACCTTTCCGTTCACCTACTGACTGACACTCCTCGATCACTTATCTATTTCCGGGTCACGGAGGAGAGCCGGACAGAGGATGGGTCTAATGCCCAAATGAGAATCTCCCATTGTATTGAagcctgtgtgtcagtgactGCAATTTTATTTGGAACTGGTTTGATAGTGTAACCAGTAATATTGATAAAGTGACGACTAGTCAGGCCTAGATCCTAACTGCAAGGCCACTGGCTTTACCTTGAACAGACCACAATAGGCTGAGAACCATAGGTTACAGAGCTCTTGTCTTTCTAATTGTAACATACAGCAGTATGTAAGGCCCAGGGGGATGGAGTGAATTACATTTCAGAGCACCAGAACCTATTTGTGGACAGTAGGCTATTCTGTGAGAGGTGGTGCCTTACACCCAAATTCCAGATGAATCTCAACAAAAAAGTATTGTCACTTTTAACCCGGCACATCGTCTACACTATTAATATGATCATCCAGCCCGGTGCGTAACCTTGAGTGGTATTTTATAGCCTGAAATCCAGATCTGTTttatgctaacattccactccttttACTAAGTGTCATATGGACACAGAATACAGAGTAGAATGTTAGCACAGGTCTGGATTTCAGGCTAGTTATTTTCTAGTTAAATGAGGTTATCGTCATAGTAAGTGGGGAATACTTCCTTTATGGTTTGACCATTTTAAAATTCAGATGagttaagaagaaaaaaatccaCAGAGAACAGGCATTTTTTATAAaaggagaagagaaaaaaaagtgttGGATTGACAATTTGAACTTGAcggttaaaaaaattaaataaatgaatATCCATAAATTGTGTAAACGGCACATCTTATCTACAAGACAAACTGAACCAGGATCAGCATTATAGCGGAGACTTCCTTCAGGGTAAACATTTGCATACATCGTCTCAACAGGAAATGACCTTGATATTTCAACCACGCTACAACACAGACCTTCTGGATTGAATCGAGCCCCAGGACTTCCTCTCTCACCTGAGGGAACCAGTAACAACTCTTATACACTGTTGTTCCAGAACCAGgagtgcatcccaaattgcattctattccctatttagtgtactctattaggaaatagggtgcaatttgggacgctaTCGTTATCCCATCTTAGTAAAAAACACTAAATTAATAGCTGTCATTATGAATGtactgtttaaaaaataaaggagTCTGCCTCAGATTGTCCTTTAGTGTCTTGTCTACTTGTTACATTAGTCCATATTCGTGTAGTGTGGTACATAGACTTGATGATCTATCACTGTCCATCCTGCTGTATAAACCCATTGCAGTTTCTCACTTTTCCCGTTGGCTCCATCCTAGCCCCGAGTCATTTTCAGTGGGTCAAACTGTTTTGAAGCGGGAAAACAATAATGGTTATTTCTTATTGGACAGGACCTGGGAGTCCTTCCCTCTTTCAGTTTTCTTCCGTTTCATGCCCAATGAACATGGCTCACCCAGGTAGTGAGTCAACACAGAGCCTGGCAGGCCTCGCCTGGTAATAAATCCTTTGGGGGTGTAATTGTTCCTTCCATTTCCTCCTCCTCACTGACGAGCTCTGGCGAAGGCATCCCTCAGCCAGACAGAATCCTGATACAGCCCCGGGTCACCCAGACACTCTGCTGTCCGTTTGTAAACGTAGTAATACAACACTGCAGCTGTGGAACAGAACACAAGTTACACAACTCCCAACAAAATAAACCAACATGTTGTTTAATATTAGTCTAATGAAAATGGTTTGTTAACTTAAGTAGTCTTGTGAAAAGAAGCAACCACTTATTAAGCCTCAAAAAAAGCTTTTTTTGCGAAGCCTCAACAGGCCGATACATAAGGCTGAATAAACCTAAGTCATACTGGCTCTTTTCTTCAGAGAACTTACCAACCCTCTGGAATACGAAGAGGACACGCAGGCCGTTCGTCCAGATGAAACGATTGGATTCCAGCCATCTCAGGTTCTATAGGAAACAAAATAATAGCAGACGTGATCAAATGTTTATTAAAAACTCTACAGGTGGTCATAATGCCTTTTCTGCTGACAGTTCACGTAGAatcttcttgtgtgtgtgtttctctgcacGTACCACTAGCCAGCAGTGAAAGGAGATGCTGAGAGTGAggtagatggcagacagcatcaGTAAGCCTTTAAACCTCTCCAGTAACAGAGCGACCAGACCGACCTGGAACACGTACGTGTTAAACATCATCAGCAGAATGATGATCACGTTGAACAGGATGGCTATATCCTGGATACTGGAACACACAGGTTATAAAATCACAGTTACAATCCCAGTAAAACATCTaacaaaatgtttttaaaaaaataataaactaGCTATTAAATCTAatgtaaaaaaatacaagttTTATAACTAACGAACTAGAAAAACAAATCGTGTACGTACATGAACAGCACTAGCTGGATGACGGGCGCTGCCCTGAGCAGCTCACTGAAGGAGTTGACAAACAGGTCATAGGTCAGCAAACCCAGCTGGACCAGCAGGACCAGCGAGTAGTTGTTGGTCTGGAGCATGTCAGGGTGTAAGTCTGGCTACATAGCCCAGGACACCTGCACACAGCTGGGATGAGCTTCACACATTCACAGCATCTAGCTCCTCCGTCTCCGGCTGTGTTTACAGACAGACCaattatgtttgtttttttctcccttcttcttctcctccagtaattggtcttttaaccaatcagatcattttaaccaatcagatcagctctgaaaaaagaTCAAAAGAAAAATGGTTCAAAAtaaatcagaattgggctgcctgtgttgcTCCGTAGTGACAGCTATCTGAGGGGACACTACGACTAAAGCTACAGCTAGCCAGCGTCAGTTgacttcacattccagctcaggctaaCTCTAGCAGACTTATAACTGCACGGTCGAACACCGCACTCTTCGAGACAAAAATGTTGAAAACGTCAAGCCACGGGAGAGTCAGTGCTGCTCGTCGAACACAGAACTCTTCATTTGAGATAACGCTGAGACATCAATCCGTGGGAGAGTCAGTGCCACATTTTAATTTGTGCAAAAATAAAAGTTATTttgcaaattcagcaggctatggtgtgaaataggctttGAGAAGTTCcatctttattttattacttattGTTAACGTCGTCAGTGGTGATGTGCTTTTCAATGCACAACCACCTtttcagggatgcaaactggtgagggaCCAAAAAGGTGACACTTTTTTTTGCGGTGAAACATCAGAAAGAAAATCCCTGCTAGGAggaaatgcaggttttaactaattaaacaacacagaatatgatctacatgatcagtctctgtgtgtaaaatacaAAGTTGTTCATGTGAACCGAACTCAcagctaaaaaatgtaaagaaagtaatccaatgttatttgttgcctagactttactgcaaatgacactcaagtcttgAGAAGAAAATAACATTTGAGCTACACTGCACATTActacattgtacactttctgcctgtaGACATCTGTTCAACAATGTGCCAGCAAAGTGAGAAAGTGTGTGatgttcctttcacctctatagtggcctccagcttaagccaggcccagctccacttgatccctgaatccacttgtttaacaagcaacCCTCTCATTTTCACttaattctctcattctgaaaataAACCACATACAGTAGAGGAGAAACATTAGGTATGATAGTGCCCAATTTCCTTaaattttgtggctagagtcaaatactttctatagaacaaacttcacgtcaggataggcaaccaaaatgaataattaaatgtatgtgtgttatattaaacagagGAGGGAGTCAAATGTAGGCAAGATAtaaaaacatttcagaacaactactagtcaaataagacatgggagagatgacgaattttgccagagatttatttatagaccAACACAAAATCAGTAGCGGATTTAGGTATGGGCGACATGGGCAGTCGCCCAGGGCGGCACGGGTGTAGGCGCTGAAGGTGGGGGGGGGTTCGCCCCGGGAAGGCAAACAAGCTAGAACCACCACATATaccttgaaacaaatagccaaaccgaaaatTATAGACAAAAATgctttgctcttaactgacttgcctaggcaaatagaggttaaataaataaaacaaatacctcTTTGTTATCGTTCAGGGGACGCGCTGCTCATACTGGCAAACTGCCTTTCTAGAGCGGGCGCTGATGCTATAACTAGTTGTCTCTTCTTTGCATTGTGTTATGTAaacgattggctgagccttggatacagccagtattgTTCAAAACGTGCATCAATCATTCTcttacagccagtagtgatccTAACCCACCCCATCCCCCCCTCCCAAAACTTCTCATTGGATCTACACGAATCACGTAGGTCACCTATTTTAGATTCAAAACTGCAAATTTTGGCgaaaggtgactagtttgcatccctgctTTCCCCCCACTCCAATCGATAAAACAATTGTATTAAGTCATACACAAGTTGTATTGTGCGTGTAGTTTCAAATGCATTCTGTTATTACTAAATATGTAATGTGATAAATATTTTAACATTAATATTTCTTTaccacaaaaaaacattttattaataaaatatttaaaattgGTTGTCTACCTCAAACGAAGAAGACGAGACTCAACTTCTGGCTCAGACACTTAATTCAGGATAAATAGAGTTAGCCTGCCCGGGAGCAGTTTAGCACTGAAGGACTTGTTCCCGCCCTAAaaatgtacctggctaaaaggtgagccacttttGTGGAACCAGTTGTTCTGAGTTGAACTCAAGAGTTGATGAAAAAGTTACTTTGCTATCTCCTCAAACCACGTACTTACTATAGGGCTCTGGATTTCAGTCCGTCGACCCTCCGGTTGCTAGCCCtttgggctacctgcctccacacCTTGAGCCTGGTCACCACCTTTACTTTTGTTTCCACAATCCACTGATGTTAAGATGCCTTTAAATCTCCATTCAGTTATTATAAACATTCATTCAACTCTTAAttacagtcaaattccatgttcTGTCAAAACCCCCTCAGAGGTCCTTCCATCTTCTTAGTTCCTGTGCAATTTCACCAGTGTTCAGGGACATAGGCTGTGTACTTGTCATCCAGGCAGAGAGCCCTTCAGTCCTAAATCTGCTGGTAACCAAACTGAACAGATAGGACTGGAGTCACTTTGAGATGAGAATACAAGACAGGTTTTCAGCTTCATCATGATCTTCCCAATCTAGCTATCTAGTCCTCCCTGAAATGAGATGTGAGGAGTTGTTTAAAATTATTGGTTTAGGTTTGGAAAAGGATTCTGCcttattgatttaaaaaaaaatatatatattgtcagTAGTATTTCAGAGCTAAAGAAGATAAACGAACCATTCTCCCTGCTGTCCTCCCGTTCTTCTGGTCGAGCCAAAGCGCTGTGTAACTAACTAGTTTAACGCAGAGTAGTGTGAGCTAAACCTGTTGCACAGGTAAACAGCCAAGGAGAGGTCACTGTAAGGATTACAGATTAAAGAAAATGGTgtgccaaatggcatcctattgacTAATGCAATTATTTCTTAGTCACGGGATGTCTGTGTAGTAGACACCACTCACCGTCTGTTGTCGTTTCTTGGCTGCCATCCTTTCTAAACTAACGTTACGCCAAACTAATTTTAGCTGACTAGCATCAAGCGTTGTTGTTCACATGATCTAGGAATCCGAATCAAGCCAAGCGAGAGCCAAAACAAACACTTGGGCAGCTAACCTCACAGTTCTCACAGACGGACTATTAGCTAACTAACTAGTTAATCTAAAATGATAAGTAGTGTAACGTTAACGTTCGTAAAATACAATACTGAGTTACAAAACGAACGTTGGCTAGGGACCAAGACAAATAGCAagcatgctaacgttagctagctaattagcatGCGCCTATGAGGAAAACTAACAGTATTGTTCAACACTGTCATTGGCGCTGAAGTTTGCTTTTtactacaaaataaaaaaataattaaaaaaacgtGTAATGAATGTTACCTTTTTTTTACGGGTTGGACGAAGTATTGAGCAGCCCCGGTCGTCTAGCTCATTAGCTAGCTTTAGCCAAAGACCGTCTTTGCTTTGCAGGCTTTTCTTCGAATACCATGGAAACGCCATTCCCGTCCCCTTTCAGCTCTAGTCCTAAAACCCGGAAATAGATTCCCGCTCATTCCCTCAGACATCCCTATGGTTAAAATGAATAGGAAAATAATCgtttttaaaaaataataaaacgtcgaaaaataaggtctgaggttaacacaggtttaggagatcgtatacgttttgttctatgagataattgCATTCAGTTAACGTTACCttaatgaattatgaagccttggtgggtttaatttttattttttttacatacattCTTTAAAAATGCACAAACACtgacgttagctgatgaagattctcatagaacaaaacgtataaaataccctaagcctgtgtttaccacagaccttattttcggcatTTATTTTCCACATAACCTTTAGAGGGGTCGTTTTCTCGTGTGGGCAAAATACCGTTTTCTATCCTGGTCATCGCCGGAAGGAATACCGATTTTGTCAAAATGTAAGTCATACTCCCGTTCACTGTGCTTGATTTCCACATCAACACCTGTTGGCAAGCGGAATCATTGGGGAATCTACAATTCGCCAATAAATAGACTGAGCACTACATTACCTAGTAATTTTGCCCTCGTATAACTTAGAGGTTCTGAGTACTGCTGTTTTTCTGTTCTACTTGACCATTAtagcacccacctggtgtctcagCTCTGGTGAGAAGaatttaaatattttttcttctttcttttcATACACTAACTGGCCACCATATTACAGAAACTATAGCAATGAAACTGAAGTAATGGAATAGCAAGAACTCTAACGTTAACAATGGGAATATAGCCTGAGAGATACAAagtcatttgtaaaaaaaaaaatcctttaaaaacaccaccaacaacaaagAAGTGGAACTCTTAAATAATGGAGCCTTCGCTCTCCCAATATAAAGAGATGAGCCTTCGCTCTCCCAATATAAAGAGTGGAGCCTTCGCTCTCCCAATATAAAGAGTGGAGCCTTCGCTCTCCCAATATAAAGAGTGGAGCCTTCGCTCTCCTAATATAAAGAGTGGAGCCTTCGCTCTCCCAATATAAAGAGTGGAGCCTTCGCTCTCCCAATATAAAGAGTGGAGCCTTCGCTCTCCCAATATAAAGAGTGGACCCTTCGCTCTCCCAATATAAAGAGTGGAGCCTTCGCTCTCCCAATATAAAGAGTGGAGCCTTCGCTCTCCCAATATAAAGAGTGGAGCCTTCGCTCTCCCAATATAAAGAGTGGAGCCTTCGCTCTCCCAATATAAAGAGTGGAACCTTCGCTCTCCCAATATAAAGAGTGGAGCCTTCGCTCTCCCAATATAAAGAGTGGAGCCTTCGCTCTCCCAATATAAAGAGTGGAGCCTTCGCTCTCCCAATATAAAGAGTGGAACCTTCGCTCTCCCAATATAAAGAGTGGAGCCTTCGCTCTCCCAATATAAAGAGTGGAGCCTTCGCTCTCCCAATATAAAGAGTGGAACCTTCGCTCTCCTAATATAAAGAGTGGAGCCTTCGCTCTCCCAATATAAAGAGTGGAGCCTTCGCTCTCCTAATATAAAGAGTGGAGCCTTCGCTCTCCCAATATAAAGAGTGGAGCCTTCGCTCTCCTAATATAAAGAGTGGAGCCTTCGCTCTTCCAATATAAAGAGTGGAGCCTTCGCTCTCCCAATATAAAGAGTGGAACCTTCGCTCTCCTAATATAAAGAGTGGAGCCTTCGCTCTCCCAATATAAAGAGTGGAGCCTTCGCTCTCCCAATATAAAGAGTGGAGCCTTCGCTCTCCTAATATAAAGAGTGGAGCCTTCGCTCTCCCAATATAAAGAGTGGAGCCTTCGCTCTCCTAATATAAAGAGTGGAGCCTTCGCTCTCCCAATATAAAGAGTGGAGCCTTCGCTCTCCTAATATAAAGAGTGGAGCCTTCGCTCTCCTAATATAAAGAGTGGAGCCTTCGCTCTCCTAATATAAAGAGTGGAGCCTTCGCTCTCCCAATATAAAGAGTGGAGCCTTCGCTCTCCCAATATAAAGAGTGGAGCCTTCGCTCTCCTAATATAAAGAGTGGAGCCTTCGCTCTCCTAATATAAAGAGATGAGCCTTCGCTCTCCCAATATAAAGAGTGGACCCTTCGCTCTCCCAATATAAAGAGTGGAGCCTTCGCTCTCCCAATATAAAGAGTGGAACCTTCGCTCTcctaatataaatataatatataaatataaaacctcttaaggatctgcaAATTTTTccccaattttcacctaaaatgacccaaatctaactgcctgtagctcaggacctgaagcaagtatatgcatattcttggtaccatttgaaaggaaacactgaagcttgtggaaatgtgaaattaatgttggagaatataacacataactggtcaaagataatacaaagaaaaaaacgtgCTTTTCCGGCGTGTTAACCGTCACCTTCACGTTGAGATTCGATACTAATTTCGTTAGGTTCCTGTCATTCAGCCAGAGCTGAGGTTGGATTAGTTCTGGAGGTGgtctttgtcctttcaacgtgGGGACCGCAAGTCCTCACATCCTTGGAACAGAAAGTTGAATTTTCGTCAAGGGGTTTATATAGTGGTgaaagaagggcgtgtttcatcgTTTACAACCAaagtctgttcacttgggcggggcctctgagtgagcagagtggtgttcttctgacaaaccgttctctcattaagaagctaaaaattacatttaatcttttcacaaatagtttcatatttaaacatttagattgcacaacaattccatgtgtacTAGAATGTgtcgactttccaagatacattTTATGTCATTCTgtcattagtagtaatgtctcagacaacaactgatctgagatcatattcattaagtaccaacacatattttcaactggttggataaccgaaatatggttccgtttcccacctttcgatgttaccagactctctatgttacaAAGGCTTTACAAGAGTCAACtctatagagtagagaga
Proteins encoded in this region:
- the LOC106584807 gene encoding transmembrane protein 138 gives rise to the protein MLQTNNYSLVLLVQLGLLTYDLFVNSFSELLRAAPVIQLVLFIIQDIAILFNVIIILLMMFNTYVFQVGLVALLLERFKGLLMLSAIYLTLSISFHCWLVNLRWLESNRFIWTNGLRVLFVFQRVAAVLYYYVYKRTAECLGDPGLYQDSVWLRDAFARARQ
- the LOC106584809 gene encoding transmembrane protein 258, with protein sequence MELEAMTRYTSPVNPAVFPHLTVVLLAIGMFFTAWFFVYEVTSTKYTRDVYKELLISLVASLFMGFGVLFLLLWVGIYV